One genomic region from Rattus norvegicus strain BN/NHsdMcwi chromosome 10, GRCr8, whole genome shotgun sequence encodes:
- the Timd4 gene encoding T-cell immunoglobulin and mucin domain-containing protein 4 isoform X2, whose translation MSKGLLLLWLVMELWLLCLTPAASEDTIIGFLGQSVTLPCQYSSWSQSRNSMCWGRGSCPGSKCNGELLRTDGTRTISRKSGKYTLWGSIRLGDVSLTISNTNQDDSGVYCCRIEVPGWFNDVKKTVRLELRRATTTKRPTTTTRLTTRPTTQPTTRPTTTPYLTTTPEPLPTTVMTTPDPTTTAQPQTLATTAVGTAVTMYPSTMPGSFSQKTTSFSTTEIFTKGSAITAESETLSAFNNSQRSGMTISTDTALVRPTGSKAWILSSTSQLMTQKTTLTATTRRESSKKTGELYKIEDRQTNILIIACCVGFVLMVLLFLAFLLRGKVAEANCLRRHRRPDNTEDSKSVLNDMSQGRDDEDGIFTL comes from the exons CACCAGCTGCCTCTGAGGATACAATAATAGGGTTTTTGGGCCAGTCGGTGACTTTACCTTGTCAGTACTCATCCTGGTCCCAGAGCCGCAACAGCATGTGCTGGGGCAGAGGTTCATGTCCCGGTTCGAAGTGCAATGGAGAGCTTCTTCGTACAGACGGAACAAGGACCATCTCCAGGAAGTCAGGAAAATACACACTTTGGGGGAGTATCCGGTTAGGTGATGTGTCCTTGACCATCTCAAACACCAATCAAGATGACAGTGGGGTGTACTGCTGCCGTATAGAGGTGCCTGGCTGGTTCAATGATGTCAAGAAGACAGTGCGCCTGGAGCTGAGGAGAG CCACAACAACCAAAAGACCTACAACAACCACCCGGCTAACCACCCGGCCAACCACCCAGCCAACCACCCGGCCAACCACCACCCCTTACTTGACCACTACCCCAGAGCCGCTTCCGACAACAGTCATGACCACACCTGATCCCACAACCACGGCCCAGCCCCAGACGCTGGCTACCACTGCAGTGGGTACAGCAGTAACCATGTACCCCTCAACAATGCCTGGCTCCTTCTCACAAAAAACCACAAGTTTTTCAACCACAGAGATCTTCACAAAAGGGTCTGCCATCACTGCAG aatcggAAACTCTTTCTGCATTCAACAACTCTCAAAGAAGCGGGATGACCATATCTACAGACACAGCCTTAGTCAGACCCACAG GGTCCAAGGCTTGGATTCTCTCATCAACTTCACAGCTGATGACACAGAAAACAA CATTAACAGCAACGACGAGGAGAGAGTCTTCTAAGAAGACAGGTGAATTATATAAG ATTGAGGACAGACAGACCAACATCTTGATCATCGCCTGCTGTGTGGGGTTTGTGCTGATGGTGTTATTGTTTCTGGCGTTTCTCCTTCGAG GAAAAGTCGCAGAAGCCAATTGTTTGCGGAGACACAGGAG GCCAGACAACACCGAAGATAGTAAGAGTGTCCTCAATGACATGTCACAAGGGAGGGATGATGAAGACGGGATCTTCACTCTCTGA
- the Timd4 gene encoding T-cell immunoglobulin and mucin domain-containing protein 4 isoform X1 translates to MSKGLLLLWLVMELWLLCLTPAASEDTIIGFLGQSVTLPCQYSSWSQSRNSMCWGRGSCPGSKCNGELLRTDGTRTISRKSGKYTLWGSIRLGDVSLTISNTNQDDSGVYCCRIEVPGWFNDVKKTVRLELRRATTTKRPTTTTRLTTRPTTQPTTRPTTTPYLTTTPEPLPTTVMTTPDPTTTAQPQTLATTAVGTAVTMYPSTMPGSFSQKTTSFSTTEIFTKGSAITAESETLSAFNNSQRSGMTISTDTALVRPTGSKAWILSSTSQLMTQKTTLTATTRRESSKKTGELYKIEDRQTNILIIACCVGFVLMVLLFLAFLLRGKVAEANCLRRHRRPDNTEDTPLRGNRDCEMDQLENGTCCQT, encoded by the exons CACCAGCTGCCTCTGAGGATACAATAATAGGGTTTTTGGGCCAGTCGGTGACTTTACCTTGTCAGTACTCATCCTGGTCCCAGAGCCGCAACAGCATGTGCTGGGGCAGAGGTTCATGTCCCGGTTCGAAGTGCAATGGAGAGCTTCTTCGTACAGACGGAACAAGGACCATCTCCAGGAAGTCAGGAAAATACACACTTTGGGGGAGTATCCGGTTAGGTGATGTGTCCTTGACCATCTCAAACACCAATCAAGATGACAGTGGGGTGTACTGCTGCCGTATAGAGGTGCCTGGCTGGTTCAATGATGTCAAGAAGACAGTGCGCCTGGAGCTGAGGAGAG CCACAACAACCAAAAGACCTACAACAACCACCCGGCTAACCACCCGGCCAACCACCCAGCCAACCACCCGGCCAACCACCACCCCTTACTTGACCACTACCCCAGAGCCGCTTCCGACAACAGTCATGACCACACCTGATCCCACAACCACGGCCCAGCCCCAGACGCTGGCTACCACTGCAGTGGGTACAGCAGTAACCATGTACCCCTCAACAATGCCTGGCTCCTTCTCACAAAAAACCACAAGTTTTTCAACCACAGAGATCTTCACAAAAGGGTCTGCCATCACTGCAG aatcggAAACTCTTTCTGCATTCAACAACTCTCAAAGAAGCGGGATGACCATATCTACAGACACAGCCTTAGTCAGACCCACAG GGTCCAAGGCTTGGATTCTCTCATCAACTTCACAGCTGATGACACAGAAAACAA CATTAACAGCAACGACGAGGAGAGAGTCTTCTAAGAAGACAGGTGAATTATATAAG ATTGAGGACAGACAGACCAACATCTTGATCATCGCCTGCTGTGTGGGGTTTGTGCTGATGGTGTTATTGTTTCTGGCGTTTCTCCTTCGAG GAAAAGTCGCAGAAGCCAATTGTTTGCGGAGACACAGGAG GCCAGACAACACCGAAGATA CACCTTTAAGAGGCAACAGAGACTGTGAGATGGATCAGCTGGAAAACGGAACTTGCTGCCAAACTTGA